A stretch of DNA from Lotus japonicus ecotype B-129 chromosome 4, LjGifu_v1.2:
CCTTGTGGCTCAGATAATGTAAAATCTCCATGCATGAAAGATGGGAAGTGctccaaattttttccaaagCCTTATGTGGAAAGCACTACACTTGATGAAGAAGGATTTCCGGTGTATAGAAGACGTAATGATGGGAGAACCGTCAAAAAAGGAAACATAGAGTTGGATAATCGATATGTGGTTCCTTATAATCCCACATTGTTGCTGAAATATGACTCACATATAAATGTGGAATGGTGTAATCAATCAGGGTCTATAAAGTATCTTTTCAAGTACATAAGCAAGGGCCATGACCGTATTATAGCTGGGATACATGACAAGAACAAGGAAGTAGATGAGATCAAAATGTATTATGATTGTCGTTACTTATCACCGTGTGAATCAGTTTGGAGGACTTTTGGCTTCGAGATTGTGCATAGGGAGCCGACTGTTGAGAGATTATCATTTCATCTCCCTGGTGAACAAAGTGTGTTATATGAGGATGATGAGCCTCTTGATGTTGTCTTAGACAAAGCTGGATCTAAGGGAACAATGTTTACCGCATGGCTAGAAGCAAATAAAAAGTATCCTGAAGCGAAAAATCTAACATATGCTGAATTTCCGTCTATGTTTGTCCTTAATAAAAAGGCAAATAAATGGGAGCCAAGGAAGTCCGGTAGAAGCATTGGCAGAATGCATTATGTAAAGCCTACATGTGGAGAGCTTTTTTACATGAGAATATTGCTCAATGTTGTAAAAGGGCCTCAGAATTTTGCAGATATTCGAACAATTGATAATGTAGTTCATGAAACATATAGAGATGCATGTGCCAAATTGGGATTTCTAGAAGATGATGGACAATATGTTCGAGCAATCAAAGATGCTTCTTTTACATCCTCAGGACATCGTCTAAGGTTATTGTTTTGTGAGATGTTAATTGCAAATAGCTTGACAATGCCGTGCAATGTTTGGAACGAAACATGGGAATATCTTTCTGAAGGAATTTTAAGAAGGGAACGATAAGTTTTAAATTTTCCAGGTATCATTCTATACTTTCAGATTAAGCTTAATACCTTCATTATTTGAAGATACGTTTTAAGTCATTACTCTATTATTTAAATTACAGGTTTGGAACTGAGTGTTGAACAACTACGTGCCAAGACTTTATTGGAAATTGAAAAGATACTCAAGGGTCATAGTAGAAGTTTGGCAGATTTTCATGGAATGCCATGTCCTGATGAAATCTTTGTTCGTGAGGAAGAGAATATTCTTATTCATAATGAAATGAGTTACGATGTAAAAGTGCTTAGATCTGATTTACAAGGTCTAATTTCTTCTCTCACGGATGAGCAAATGAAAGCTTATAGTAAAATCATGGAAGTTGTAGATGGAAACAAGGGTGGTGTTTTTTTCCTTAATGGTTATGGAGGAACCGGAAAGACATTTGTATGGAGAACACTCACCACTGCTTTGCGTGCTAGAGGTGATATTGTTCTTACTGTGGCTTCTAGCGGAATTGCAGCGATCCTTCTCCCAGGTGGAAAGACTGCACATTCAAGATTTGGCATTCCCATAGATGTGGATCAACATTCGACATGTAAAATCAAACAAGGGTCAGACTTAGCTGAGTTAATGATTGTGGCTAAATTGATAATTTGGGATGAAGCTCCTATGACGCATAAGTACTACTTTGAAGCATTTGATAGGTCTCTTCGTGATATTATGAGTAGTTCCAACTCGAATAGTCTGAACGAAGTATTTGGTGGAAAAACTATTGTGTTTGGTGGAGATTTTCGGCAAATTCTCCCGGTTATCCCGGGAGGGGGGCGCTCCGAAGTTATTTTTGCAACAATTAATTCATCCTACATATGGGATAGTTGTCATGTTTTGTCCCTAACAAAGAACATGAGATTGAAATCAAGCACCATGGGGCAGGATGTTGATCAGTTAAGAGAATTTGGCGAGTGGATCCTAAAGATAGGTGATGGTCTAGCTGGTGGTCCTAATCATGGTGAAGCTGAAATTGACATCCCAAAAGATTTGATGATAGACAATTATGATGACCCTATTCATGCTATTGTTGAGAGCACATATCCTGACTTGATGAGATATTACAAGGATAAGGAATATTTGGAAGATAGGGCTATCCTTTGTCCTACGTTGCGCATTGTGAGGAAGATCAATGATTACATGTTGTCTTTGATTCCTGGTGAAGAAAGAATTTATTACAGTGCAAACAGAATTTGCCCTACTCAAAGACAACATCATACATTGCAACATTTGAATCAGTCTGAATTTTTAAATGGCTTGGAGAGCTCTGGACTGCCAAATCACGAGTTGAAGCTCAAAGAAGGAGTCCCTATCATGTTACTTAGAAATATAGACCAGACACAAGGTCTTTGTAATGGGACTAGGTTAATAGTGACTCAGATGTATGATACTGTTATTGAAGCCAAGGTGATTACAGGAGCATATAGTGGTAAAAAGCACTGGATTACTAGAATGTTGATGGTTCCGTCCCAAAGCAAATGGCCATTTAAACTTCAAAGAAGGCAATTTCCTATCGCCGTGTGTTATGCAATGACCataaataaaagtcaaggtCAATCATTGAATAACGTTGGGTTATATCTTCCAAAACCTCCTTTCATTCATGGACAATTATATGTTGCTGTATCGCGAGTAAAGAGCAGAAAGGGATTGAAGATATTAGCTCACGATAAAGATGGTGAAGTATCCAGCAAGACAACCAATGTTGTATGGAAAGAAGTATTCCAGAATGTCCATTAGATATCTATTTTTTTCAAGTCCAATGTAAACTTTTCTATAGAAAGCATTGAGTCGTGATTAGAATTCACTTATTAGTCATATTTATGCATTTATGCACTTCTGATTGTAGGGAAAATTACGTGTTCCCTTATATGACTTCAATTaataaattcagttttaaagctCAAAAAATTTATATGATTGAGATGACATTGTTATGTAGTTGTTGTTATCGTTGTGTTTTTTTTGTTCTAATTGTGATTTTGCAGATATTACCATGGCACGTAGGGTGAACATGATCTCGGAAATAAATGATAGTATATCAACTTTGAAGCTACAAGTCAGAGTAATGAGTCTTTGGGAAGTCATGAAGTTCGAAAATAATGCTGAAGTCCAATCTCTCGAGATGCTGCTCATTGATGAAGAggtttatatttaatttttaatctaTCTTTATCCTATTTTTGTGCACTAACTCAGCTGGTATTAACTTTAATCAGGGAGATAAAATTCAAGCAACTGCTAATGACTCACACATTAACAAGTATCGGTCAAGCATCATTGAAGGAAATTGTTACCTGATTGGAAACCTGACAGTTTCGAAGAACAATGGAAGATATAAGGTTACTAGACACAACTTCAGACTGTTTTTCCAGAATACCACAGCCATGAAGGAAGTCAACTCTGAAAAGATTCCCAAGAGTAAATTCGATTGGGCTTCATTCACCGATATTGGGAGTGGAGCCATTAATAGAGACTGGATTATAGGTACTGTAAACCTCTCAATTCACTTTCAATTACGCTGTAATTTAATATATGTATATCTAATATTAACATTGATGTTTTCCTTGATAGACATCATTGCAAGAGTGGTGAATATTAACAATGATAAGTATGTTCATCGAAGTGGAAATCCAACAAGAAAGATAGAAGTTGAATTAGAAGATGAAAGGTAAATTCTAAAAAGAAGTGTGTTCATGTTCATTTTTTAGATGATAGTTTGTATTTTACTAAATATTCTTTTGTTTAATGCATATGCCATGACACAGAAAATCTAGAATGAATTGCACATTATGGGGGAGATATGCTGAAGATATATGTTCAGAGTTGGATAAAAGTGTAGATAATTGCTTGGTTATTGCATTACATCTCGCTATCATACGAGATGTGAAGGGTGAGTTTGTTGCTAAGTACTTATGCCTACattgttatatatttttttccaattatttTCCAAGTTTAAAGATAAAATATGTATACTCTATTGCTATGCAGGGAACCTTGAGTTATCCAACTCCATGTACGGAACTAAGTTGTACATAAATCCTGATTGGGAGGAAGCGAAGGAGTTGAAAAATAGGTACTTGACCTACATTATTTTCCttaagtttttcagtttatttaATCTTAAAGATGCATCATTACATGTTAAAATATTTGTCTCATTTTTCTTCATTATAGAACATATCCTGTAGATGGGGCTCTATCTCTTAAATCCACACAACTTTCTGCAAGCTCTAAACAAACACCTGAAGAAGATTGGTTGAGCCTAACTAATAGAAAGACCATTGCAGATCTTAAAACAACAAGAGAGGTTTAACAGCTTTTTTGATATCTAAAATTTAACATATTTCATCTTGTGTTTAAAGTAATTGTGATAAATTCAATATTGTCATA
This window harbors:
- the LOC130712505 gene encoding uncharacterized protein LOC130712505, which translates into the protein MSFSSGNGSHDKTHHDIAEQESAKIRRLKRRLVLAERRPNKAHKVLTPCSGSQSNILQTSFSCDKDYNGYGKRSLDAQGSTIVGRNFVGKENIYGRAINDCVVNLMSSFDDAASPVLEFMESTQSHVSNLTQSTPLNGHMSRVEYLDIGDPTWKCEYCGALMWYDERTVKAKRPDEPEFSLCCSSGKVQLPLMLDPPLTLRHLLFDKDTEQSKHFRENIRAYNAAFNFTSMGAKVDREVNTGRGPRVFKISGQNYHSIGDLTPPEGHRPKFAQLYIYDTANEVENRRALFRTSDSEFMLHSNIIQMLKDMLDKDNVWAEAFRMARDVFDVHEDENFSLKLIFDRQSDGRTYNMPTVSEVAALIVGDFDTSFNRRDIVVQKKNGRLKFVSELHPAYLPLQYPLLFAYGEDGYRSGVLHRGLDLEEWISKPAYNTVTIREFFAFRLQTRENEPETLLHVGKLFQQFIVDGYTMIEAHRMCYYRRNQKKFRAGSYKDVNSAVDHGITESSSSGTRILLPSSFIGGRRYMNQHYYDAMAICHKLGYPDLFITFTCNQNWVEINRFLTKKRLRPEDRPDVVTRVFKIKLQQLMEELKSGTLFGDVIAVVYTIEFQKRGLPHAHILLFLRNKSPNHSHIDKIISAEIPDPNQQPLLYERVKTSMMHGPCGSDNVKSPCMKDGKCSKFFPKPYVESTTLDEEGFPVYRRRNDGRTVKKGNIELDNRYVVPYNPTLLLKYDSHINVEWCNQSGSIKYLFKYISKGHDRIIAGIHDKNKEVDEIKMYYDCRYLSPCESVWRTFGFEIVHREPTVERLSFHLPGEQSVLYEDDEPLDVVLDKAGSKGTMFTAWLEANKKYPEAKNLTYAEFPSMFVLNKKANKWEPRKSGRSIGRMHYVKPTCGELFYMRILLNVVKGPQNFADIRTIDNVVHETYRDACAKLGFLEDDGQYVRAIKDASFTSSGHRLRLLFCLELSVEQLRAKTLLEIEKILKGHSRSLADFHGMPCPDEIFVREEENILIHNEMSYDVKVLRSDLQGLISSLTDEQMKAYSKIMEVVDGNKGGVFFLNGYGGTGKTFVWRTLTTALRARGDIVLTVASSGIAAILLPGGKTAHSRFGIPIDVDQHSTCKIKQGSDLAELMIVAKLIIWDEAPMTHKYYFEAFDRSLRDIMSSSNSNSLNEVFGGKTIVFGGDFRQILPVIPGGGRSEVIFATINSSYIWDSCHVLSLTKNMRLKSSTMGQDVDQLREFGEWILKIGDGLAGGPNHGEAEIDIPKDLMIDNYDDPIHAIVESTYPDLMRYYKDKEYLEDRAILCPTLRIVRKINDYMLSLIPGEERIYYSANRICPTQRQHHTLQHLNQSEFLNGLESSGLPNHELKLKEGVPIMLLRNIDQTQGLCNGTRLIVTQMYDTVIEAKVITGAYSGKKHWITRMLMVPSQSKWPFKLQRRQFPIAVCYAMTINKSQGQSLNNVGLYLPKPPFIHGQLYVAVSRVKSRKGLKILAHDKDGEVSSKTTNVVWKEVFQNVH
- the LOC130712506 gene encoding replication protein A 70 kDa DNA-binding subunit A-like codes for the protein MARRVNMISEINDSISTLKLQVRVMSLWEVMKFENNAEVQSLEMLLIDEEGDKIQATANDSHINKYRSSIIEGNCYLIGNLTVSKNNGRYKVTRHNFRLFFQNTTAMKEVNSEKIPKSKFDWASFTDIGSGAINRDWIIDIIARVVNINNDKYVHRSGNPTRKIEVELEDERKSRMNCTLWGRYAEDICSELDKSVDNCLVIALHLAIIRDVKGNLELSNSMYGTKLYINPDWEEAKELKNRTYPVDGALSLKSTQLSASSKQTPEEDWLSLTNRKTIADLKTTREVGTWNVLGTVHKLVTNYGWSYSGCSKCTKKIDYENNIAKCKNCKGTVFAVPR